Proteins from a single region of Nitrospira sp.:
- a CDS encoding polysaccharide biosynthesis/export family protein has protein sequence MSVPPTEFLIGPEDVLVVTVWRNQELSKEVIVRPDGKISLPLIGDIMAAGLSAQVLSKHVADALAEFMSTPTVSVQVKEINSYHIFAVGEVGKPGKIPLKSFTSVVQGISYAGGFTTFASRNNVHVLRMVKNAQGETKQVMIPVPYLDIVQGKNLEANFILKAGDVIVVP, from the coding sequence ATGTCCGTTCCCCCGACTGAGTTTCTCATCGGGCCGGAGGATGTTCTCGTCGTCACTGTCTGGCGCAATCAAGAGTTGTCGAAAGAAGTGATTGTAAGGCCCGATGGCAAAATTTCTTTGCCTCTGATCGGCGACATCATGGCCGCGGGATTGTCCGCGCAAGTTCTTTCAAAACATGTGGCTGATGCATTGGCGGAGTTTATGTCCACTCCGACGGTATCTGTCCAAGTGAAAGAGATCAATAGCTACCACATTTTTGCAGTCGGTGAGGTTGGGAAGCCTGGGAAGATTCCTCTCAAGTCATTCACCAGTGTGGTGCAAGGGATCTCGTATGCTGGAGGGTTTACGACATTTGCTTCCCGTAATAACGTGCACGTGCTTCGTATGGTGAAGAATGCCCAAGGGGAAACCAAGCAAGTCATGATTCCCGTGCCGTATCTAGATATTGTGCAAGGGAAGAATCTGGAGGCCAATTTCATTCTGAAGGCTGGTGACGTCATTGTTGTACCGTGA
- a CDS encoding polysaccharide biosynthesis/export family protein yields MQRIKAFAVIVGLSMCVLLGPALAVPQDTDVKRGVASSSTKSTVGSGDKSLLIVTPEYIIGPEDILEITVWKNSDLSKQVQVRPDGRISLPLLGDISAVAKTPVQLAEEISTGLRAYMENPTISIMVKEVNSYQIYVLGEVNKPGKFPLKSKTTLLQGITVAGGFTPMAARNKIVVFRFSKDGEGLTKLKASYDDIVVRDGSVQNMELKPGDQIVVPSETMVILPSR; encoded by the coding sequence ATGCAAAGGATTAAAGCTTTCGCTGTGATTGTCGGGTTAAGCATGTGTGTCTTGCTCGGCCCAGCGTTGGCGGTTCCCCAGGACACAGATGTCAAGAGAGGAGTAGCCTCCTCCTCTACAAAATCCACAGTAGGATCAGGAGACAAGTCTCTCTTGATAGTCACGCCAGAGTACATTATTGGTCCCGAGGATATTTTGGAAATCACTGTGTGGAAGAATTCAGATCTTTCCAAGCAAGTTCAGGTACGGCCGGATGGCAGAATCTCTCTTCCGCTCCTGGGCGATATTTCGGCCGTTGCCAAGACGCCTGTGCAATTGGCTGAAGAGATCTCTACGGGGCTCAGGGCCTACATGGAGAATCCAACCATTTCGATTATGGTGAAGGAAGTAAACAGTTATCAGATATATGTCTTAGGGGAAGTCAATAAGCCCGGTAAATTTCCGCTCAAAAGCAAGACCACGCTTTTGCAGGGGATTACCGTGGCCGGCGGATTTACACCGATGGCCGCCAGGAATAAAATCGTTGTATTTCGCTTCTCCAAAGATGGGGAGGGCTTAACTAAACTCAAGGCAAGTTATGACGACATCGTTGTGCGAGACGGATCGGTTCAGAATATGGAGTTGAAGCCCGGCGATCAGATCGTTGTGCCGTCAGAAACGATGGTAATACTACCTAGTCGTTAG